In the genome of Nakaseomyces glabratus chromosome K, complete sequence, the window AATGTAGGTAGTTTTGTATTGGTGTTTCTGATTGTGCTTGGATTTCTACTGTGTTTTCCAGCAGCCACTTGTGGAGTTGGCACTTGTGCATTTCTTTGAGTCAATGCATACGTTAAACCTGGAATCACAAAGTCATCTTCTTTGTATTTCATTCTTAGAACTCTATTGATCTCATCCAGATCAACACCATTCAGCATTGGGAATAAATGGACCAACATCCAGAATGCAGATATCTTTAACTTATCTTGTGCATCATAGAAGGCATCCTCCCTTGAAGGAGATAAAGATGAGTCAGAGGTTAATACATTTTCGGTTTCTGTGCTCCTCATCTTACCTTCTTTGGCGTTCTGATGAGACCTGAATTCTGGCAGTGGCTTACCAGAGTAATACTGGTCCCAGAATTCATTATCCCAGCAGTTATCTTCATAATCAAAATCTAGCTTGAAAGCACCAATAAAAGTTCTATAAACGTACCACAAACATCTCTTCCACCATTCCTTTTGATGGCTCCAACATTGTCTTTTTAGCCACTTCCCACGGTAATACCAACCTCTTCTTCCAAGTTTGGTTTTCCTGTAAAACAACATGTCCTGTTCACTCATCTCACCTTtcaatataaatttatcaaGTAATACTTTCTTTTCCACTCTTTCCCATGTATGTCTCCAAGGCTTTTCTCTGTAAAAAAAGACCATAGAATTCACAATGCAGGCTAAAGGTCTTGTAAAAGTATCCAGGTATGTGACCCACATAACAGGGCCATGTTTCTCCTCGTAGTTATACTGTAAACAGTCAGCAATAATAGGGAAAACCCAAAGCGCCAAATATGAGCAAGGATAAATGAAAATCGACCTGACattcttttgaatttgagatctcctcttcttcatattttgGTACATTTCTCTTTGGAAATTCTTTTTAACATCGTCGATTTCATTTGCTCCAACTATCCTTCTTTCATCTCCCAAAGGAGGGACAACTGAGTTGTCCATAGGTGATATACCTTTACTCAAGTCTTCCATTTGATAAGCAACTGGGTTTTGAGTTTCTGAGTCTTCACCATCTGGGATGGGAGTACTAAATATTTCAGTTAGGCCGTTTTCCAATAATGAGTCGATATTAGATTCATCACTAGCATCAGAAAATCTCCTTGAATGTCCTGACCTCCTATCTGTTGAATGGATACTCATATGTTTCCTTAATGATGACAGCTTTGAAAGAGGGTTATTAAAAGTTTCTTTAGGTGTTTCCAGATCAGCCATTTCAATGTCTTTGTCTTCTGCCTTATTTTCAACCTGATCttggttttggttttgtatttgttctCTTACTGCATTTCTTTCTTGGGCATTCTTAGAATTCTTATATTTTAAGATTTGAAGGCCTTGATGGTACTTGTCATAATCTTCATTATCAGCTTTATTTGCTCCATACGCATATGAAGATCCACTGCTATAAATTGAATAACTTCTGGTCGACAATTCGGAGTCATCACTGATATCTTCCATCGATAATGTgaagaaatttttgaaagatttGATGATGCCCATAAACAATGGTGATATATATCTCTTCATCAGCCATTTTATAGTACCAAATTTGGAAGATCTCAAGATTCTGTCCTCCTCATGGCGCGCTTCCTCCTGCTCATGCTTAAAATCCTTTAACtgatttttgatttttcgTATCTTGCTTGACACGTATAGATATATGCTAATATAGATGGCAATAATTGTTATTACCAAAAAGTATCTGGGACCCCAACTTAGGACGATCTTATACCAGAGTGGTCTTGGTGGCAAATAGCACCAAGCACTCCACGGTTTATAGCCTCCGATTCTAGGTTTGAATGGGAAGTCGTAGTTGTTATTATCTAGCACAACAGCGTCTCTTTCTGCTTGTGTCCACTTATGCAATTTGTTATAATTTATGAAAGCCAGGCTCGCCAGCACGCTCGGTATCAAAGCTGTCATCGGCCAGATATAGCCCCTCACTTTGTATAGCCCACCTTCCATGTTACCCGTTTTGGCGTTCCTCCACTTCCAGTTCGGTTTAAATATAAGTAATGCAAAATGTATGGCGAAGACCATGATAGCAATATCAGCACCTTCTGTCGCGTATGCAGTAAGCCAACCGAGTGTATTAAAGAACGCCGGCGTCGCATACACATAGTTATTGTTTAGAATAATCGCGGGGTATATCATCAGAATTAGAGCCTTTATGAAATCGCAGATGATCAGAAACAGAATCAAATCATGTCTGAACACTTTTCGCCTCTTGTCAATATTCAGCATACAGTATATACCAACTACACCACCAAATATCGACAACGCAGACGCAGTGATCGCCACCACCCTGATCCTGTACAGCTGCCCCGCGTTAAACGTCGAAAACATGCCGGGAAGCCCCAGCGCCAAGTTCACCGTAGTGGTGTTCAGCGTGGACATAGCCTCCCGCACAGACGTCTTAAGGCTCGGCACCTCCGTCACATTAAAATTCGCCAGCGCGTCCAGCATTTACGTATGTATGTGTAATCTTAACGCCTTCGCAGTCCACAGTCACAGTTCACTTTCtcttatcaataatatccCTTGTCCTTCGTACCGTTGTATTCCCAACCTACCTTATTTGCTATTGTATAGCTGTGCCTTATACCTGGCCTATACAGTGCGATGCCAGTCTTGTAACTTGGCGCCTGGTGCCCATTGCTCCTTCcaacttcaaatttttttcttctgctTTTCATTGTTTCGCCCAGTGGGGGGGGCCTCATCAACAACAGTGTTTGTGGGCATTGTTTGGTTCTTTACACACAGAAATTCACGTACAACGGGTTATCATGACACACGCATCTGCCATTGTTATAGCATAGTAGTCATAGCAATAGTCTCTTCTCTGGTGTTGGATGTAAGCTATTtagtttatatatatttacatgaTTGGTCCGCTGCCTAGGATGCGGTTCTGGGAGAGCAGGCAGCAGAACTGGCCTGGCGCCATCGCGCGCTGTGGTCTTTGGAACTGCAGGTG includes:
- the GPR1 gene encoding Gpr1p (CAGL0K01507g~Ortholog(s) have G-protein coupled receptor activity, glucose binding activity), giving the protein MLDALANFNVTEVPSLKTSVREAMSTLNTTTVNLALGLPGMFSTFNAGQLYRIRVVAITASALSIFGGVVGIYCMLNIDKRRKVFRHDLILFLIICDFIKALILMIYPAIILNNNYVYATPAFFNTLGWLTAYATEGADIAIMVFAIHFALLIFKPNWKWRNAKTGNMEGGLYKVRGYIWPMTALIPSVLASLAFINYNKLHKWTQAERDAVVLDNNNYDFPFKPRIGGYKPWSAWCYLPPRPLWYKIVLSWGPRYFLVITIIAIYISIYLYVSSKIRKIKNQLKDFKHEQEEARHEEDRILRSSKFGTIKWLMKRYISPLFMGIIKSFKNFFTLSMEDISDDSELSTRSYSIYSSGSSYAYGANKADNEDYDKYHQGLQILKYKNSKNAQERNAVREQIQNQNQDQVENKAEDKDIEMADLETPKETFNNPLSKLSSLRKHMSIHSTDRRSGHSRRFSDASDESNIDSLLENGLTEIFSTPIPDGEDSETQNPVAYQMEDLSKGISPMDNSVVPPLGDERRIVGANEIDDVKKNFQREMYQNMKKRRSQIQKNVRSIFIYPCSYLALWVFPIIADCLQYNYEEKHGPVMWVTYLDTFTRPLACIVNSMVFFYREKPWRHTWERVEKKVLLDKFILKGEMSEQDMLFYRKTKLGRRGWYYRGKWLKRQCWSHQKEWWKRCLWYVYRTFIGAFKLDFDYEDNCWDNEFWDQYYSGKPLPEFRSHQNAKEGKMRSTETENVLTSDSSLSPSREDAFYDAQDKLKISAFWMLVHLFPMLNGVDLDEINRVLRMKYKEDDFVIPGLTYALTQRNAQVPTPQVAAGKHSRNPSTIRNTNTKLPTFDLRTQQIPSSDEHHYMRETPKIDEHLFSNRNSQVSFARLDTDRPTSTVSESTSKQTTPPASTSVSQPSNHDDDDEHIDILAFLNEPLK